The Ooceraea biroi isolate clonal line C1 chromosome 7, Obir_v5.4, whole genome shotgun sequence genomic sequence AAGCCAAATTTGCAActaaggctagtattcatagctcggatcttatatttaagaccgtcttaaacGTTTATTCTGCAGAAGAgcaagaaacagaaaaaggagaagaaagcgaagaaggaaaaaagaagagagaagaaagcaAAAAAGGAAGCTAGAagggagaagaggaagaaaaagaaagcaaagAAGGATACGGAGAGCAGCAGCTCCAACAGTAGCGGTAGCAGCGATGAAGAGGGGGAGGTCTGGGTAGAAAAGACTGCACTCACGGATAAACCGAAGTCGAAGAAAGGTTCGAGTTCGGATGACAGCGGAGACGACAGTGTGGTGGGACCTGCTCCGAAGCCACACGTAACTCTGTCGGCCAAAGATTTTGGCAAGGCCTTGCTGCCGGGTGAGGGCGCGGCCATGGCGGCTTACGTCGCTGAAGGGAAACGTATACCCAGAAGAGGTGAGATCGGCCTCACGTCCGAAGAAATCGCCTCGTACGAATCTGTTGGCTACGTTATGAGTGGAAGCAGGTAACATACATTTTTCTTGAGCATGTTAAAACGATTTTTACAGCCTTCTGGTTCTTCTCATTATTCCGAGATTTTTCAATGTcgcattaatattttcgaatttctcAAATACACGacaactttattattattatgagcaatataaaataaaaactttatgaaatataaattttgaaaaatataaactttaaatcgaagtttaaaataaattcatttgaattataattaaatttataatgttgATAGATATCATTCACTCAAAGTATagacttcttttattaaaaattcgccCTGTGCTAAACGTTCTGTTTCTCTGTAAAGGCACCGTCGCATGGAAGCAGTTCGTATTCGTAAAGAGAACCAGATCTACTCCGCCGACGAGAAACGTGCTTTGGCAATGTTCAGCAAAGAGGAGCGACAAAAGCGGGAAAATCTTATATTGGGACAGTTCAGAGAGATGATTAATCAAAAAAAACTGGcgcaggaaaagaaaaataagtgaTTTATTTTTGAGCGAGGAGACTCGTATagaaattttgtataattctgTTTTCAGAGGACGATGTACATAGAAAAtactatgtattatattatcatgtaCATAACTAAATAAAACCATTTTTATCAAGGTATACAATTTCAtcgaaagaattttataaatatataagtatagtttattttttaacatattataaCATTGAAGAATTGCTGCGGTATgagtattgaaaatataaaagagaatattatgataatatcgttataatcataatttcattttttcattcaGCT encodes the following:
- the LOC105282885 gene encoding NKAP family protein CG6066, whose amino-acid sequence is MMNEKMMDARRRERELIGLRGVPEAWSKSPMQIEYSSDEEDEDVNKHKDNILPKDRKRKRHDAKKKKSKKQKKEKKAKKEKRREKKAKKEARREKRKKKKAKKDTESSSSNSSGSSDEEGEVWVEKTALTDKPKSKKGSSSDDSGDDSVVGPAPKPHVTLSAKDFGKALLPGEGAAMAAYVAEGKRIPRRGEIGLTSEEIASYESVGYVMSGSRHRRMEAVRIRKENQIYSADEKRALAMFSKEERQKRENLILGQFREMINQKKLAQEKKNK